The Acidobacteriota bacterium genome has a segment encoding these proteins:
- a CDS encoding DUF115 domain-containing protein, producing MSPLPAGTDRMAAPAAEWARAWIASLPGRPQAIFTRGRGEHLEHLAETGACVVTWTLGAPPQERRGRIVMTSLAERYESLARRILTFGLEAYRACPPDAGLRDAPPAAAMDRVLGEARRAALLEAGTRATLAPIWFDNLERNLPRLLAGVWARDLAGAARRLPVLVVGAGPSLEGFLRQARDVRETALVLAASSALGPLRAAGVRPDAAVVIEGRDCSRHFEGIPREWLASMTLFAESNTNPAHLSLPWGSVAFFHGPTGAWLEPWTGAGTLVPTGGNVGTAALVLGWLLGGDPVLMAGLDFAAPGGRYYAPGSGSQRPGGAPEPSLRAEGWDGSPLETTPELDAYRRATEQAVATIRSRDPRARFLCAAGAARIEGVDRVDWARWAAGRPRLAARPRLGAPARRAARTPAFPAPPDLRDRVRRYAEDPAGPLAALALAEPPETTLSLLAAVELGRRDGPPGPDRQREALQAAARRWREMAARAAAWSRWLDRPA from the coding sequence GTGAGCCCCCTCCCCGCCGGGACCGACCGCATGGCCGCCCCCGCGGCGGAATGGGCGCGCGCGTGGATCGCGTCGCTCCCCGGACGCCCGCAGGCGATCTTCACCCGGGGCAGGGGGGAGCATCTGGAGCACCTGGCGGAGACCGGCGCCTGCGTGGTCACCTGGACACTCGGGGCTCCGCCCCAGGAGCGCCGGGGCCGCATCGTCATGACGTCCCTCGCGGAGCGATACGAGAGCCTGGCCCGCCGCATCCTCACCTTCGGGCTGGAGGCCTACCGGGCCTGCCCCCCGGACGCCGGCCTGCGCGATGCACCGCCGGCCGCAGCGATGGATCGGGTGCTCGGCGAAGCGCGGCGCGCCGCCCTTCTCGAGGCGGGCACCCGCGCCACCCTCGCCCCGATCTGGTTCGACAACCTCGAGCGGAACCTACCGCGCCTTCTCGCGGGCGTGTGGGCCCGCGATCTGGCAGGAGCCGCCCGGCGCCTTCCCGTTCTCGTCGTCGGTGCCGGGCCGTCCCTCGAAGGCTTCCTCCGGCAGGCGAGGGACGTGCGCGAAACCGCGCTGGTGCTCGCCGCGAGTTCGGCGCTCGGGCCTCTCCGTGCCGCAGGCGTGCGGCCTGACGCCGCGGTGGTGATCGAGGGGAGGGATTGCTCGCGCCACTTCGAGGGGATCCCGCGCGAATGGCTCGCCTCGATGACCCTCTTCGCCGAGTCGAACACGAACCCGGCGCACCTCTCCCTCCCATGGGGGTCCGTCGCCTTCTTCCACGGGCCCACGGGAGCCTGGCTCGAACCCTGGACCGGCGCGGGGACGCTCGTCCCCACCGGTGGCAACGTGGGAACGGCGGCCCTGGTGCTCGGTTGGCTGCTGGGGGGCGACCCCGTCCTGATGGCAGGTCTCGATTTCGCGGCCCCCGGAGGGCGCTACTACGCGCCGGGGAGCGGGTCGCAGCGCCCCGGAGGGGCGCCGGAGCCCTCCCTTCGCGCGGAAGGCTGGGACGGGAGTCCTCTCGAAACGACGCCGGAGTTGGATGCCTACCGGCGCGCCACGGAGCAGGCGGTGGCCACGATCCGCTCGCGAGATCCGCGGGCGCGGTTCCTCTGCGCGGCGGGCGCTGCACGGATCGAGGGGGTGGACCGGGTCGACTGGGCCCGGTGGGCGGCCGGGCGGCCCCGGCTGGCGGCTCGCCCGCGGCTCGGAGCGCCGGCTCGCCGGGCCGCCCGGACCCCGGCGTTTCCCGCCCCGCCGGACCTTCGCGATCGGGTCCGGCGCTACGCGGAGGACCCGGCCGGGCCGCTCGCCGCACTCGCCCTCGCCGAACCTCCGGAGACGACGCTCTCACTCCTGGCGGCCGTGGAACTCGGGCGGCGGGACGGACCACCCGGTCCGGACAGGCAGCGCGAGGCGCTGCAGGCGGCGGCCCGGCGCTGGCGCGAGATGGCGGCGCGGGCGGCCGCGTGGAGCCGCTGGTTGGACCGGCCGGCGTGA